The Phoenix dactylifera cultivar Barhee BC4 chromosome 9, palm_55x_up_171113_PBpolish2nd_filt_p, whole genome shotgun sequence genome window below encodes:
- the LOC103713134 gene encoding uncharacterized protein LOC103713134, translated as MLSKNKRIRKTHSGNPPKSAAMADSSERKCSLKLSLFVGRAESFASEPTTARSPRCFDDGAVGLGIVAAMSKAVGDARAPALSRTEPIPILPARPPTPAKQREPTARDEELSESYTCVTSHVRGNPVTERVYFGDGFRGVDGNYRRSSEVFFESPLRPPPPTGDRVLEPLLSVPEGASWARCFHVQRRESLLQCGMSMPANSKR; from the exons ATGCTGAGCAAAAACAAACGAATTAGAAAGACCCACTCGGGAAATCCCCCGAAAAGCGCGGCCATGGCCGATTCTTCGGAGCGGAAGTGCTCTCTGAAGCTCTCCCTCTTCGTGGGCCGGGCCGAGTCCTTCGCGTCGGAGCCCACCACCGCCCGGTCGCCGAGGTGCTTCGATGACGGGGCCGTCGGCCTGGGTATCGTGGCGGCGATGAGCAAGGCCGTCGGCGACGCGAGGGCCCCGGCCCTGTCCAGGACCGAACCGATCCCGATCCTCCCGGCGAGGCCCCCGACCCCGGCCAAGCAGAGGGAACCCACCGCGAGGGACGAGGAGCTCTCAGAGAGCTACACGTGCGTGACCTCGCACGTGCGTGGCAACCCCGTGACGGAGAGGGTCTACTTCGGCGATGGCTTCCGTGGCGTGGACGGTAACTACAGGCGGAGTTCGGAGGTGTTTTTCGAGTCGCCTCTCCGGCCGCCCCCCCCCACCGGCGACCGAGTACTTGAGCCGCTGCTTTCTGTGCCAGAAGGAGCTTCATGGGCTCGATGTTTTCATGTACAG AGGAGAGAAAGCCTTCTGCAGTGTGGAATGTCGATGCCAGCAAATTCTAAGCGATGA
- the LOC103713133 gene encoding biotin carboxylase 2, chloroplastic-like has protein sequence MDSIIACKSACSPPGLVIRPARGIRSSQCTFVVRDAPNFHKISFFPRQRAACANRKSKGSGGALNATCRDEKILVANRGEIGVRVIRTAHEMGIPCVAVHSTIDQDALHVRLADEAVCIGEAASSQSYLFIPNVLSAAVSRGCTMLHPGYGFLAENAGFVDICKEHGINFIGPNPDSIRVMGDKSTARETMKKAGVPTVPGSDGLLQSTEEAVKLAHEIGFPVMIKATAGGGGRGMRLAHKPEEFVKLLQQAKSEAAAAFGNDGVYLEKYIQNPRHIEFQVLADKYGNVVHFGERDCSIQRRNQKLLEEAPSPALTPELRKAMGDAAVAAAASIGYIGVGTVEFLLDERGSFYFMEMNTRIQVEHPVTEMISSTDLIEEQVRVALGERLTYKQEDIVLRGHSIECRINAEDAFKGFRPGPGKITSYLPSGGPFVRIDSHVYPGYVVPPSYDSLLGKLIVWAPTREKAIERMKRALDDTIITGIPTTIEYHKLILDIEDFRNGKVDTAFIPKHEKDLAAPQKLVLSTSEKELSGVGA, from the exons ATGGACTCCATTATCGCTTGCAAGTCGGCCTGCTCGCCTCCT GGGTTAGTCATCAGACCAGCCAGAGGAATTAGGAGCTCACAATGTACCTTTGTAGTGCGAGATGCTCCGAACTTTCACAAGATAAGCTTTTTTCCAAGGCAAAGAGCTGCTTGTGCAAACCGGAAATCAAAGGGAAGCGGAGGAGCTCTGAATGCAACTTGCCGTGATGAGAAGATTCTCGTGGCAAATAGAGGAGAAATTGGAGTCAGGGTGATTCGAACTGCACATGAGATGGGGATTCCCTGTGTTGCTGTGCACTCCACAATAGATCAGGATGCTCTTCATGTGCGACTCGCAGATGAGGCAGTGTGCATTGGTGAAGCAGCTAGCAGCCAATC GTACTTATTCATTCCGAATGTTTTATCTGCTGCTGTTAGCCGGGGGTGCACTATGTTGCATCCTGGGTATGGTTTCCTAGCTGAGAATGCTGGCTTTGTTGATATATGCAAAGAGCATGGAATCAACTTTATCGGGCCAAAT CCTGATAGCATTCGAGTCATGGGTGATAAATCTACAGCCAGAGAAACAATGAAGAAAGCAGGCGTCCCGACTGTACCCGGAAGTGATGGATTGTTACAG TCCACTGAGGAGGCTGTCAAGCTTGCACATGAAATTGGTTTCCCTGTGATGATTAAG GCAACTGCTGGTGGTGGAGGGCGTGGAATGCGTCTAGCTCACAAACCTGAAGAGTTTGTAAAGTTGCTCCAG CAAGCTAAGAGCGAGGCAGCAGCAGCATTTGGAAATGATGGGGTTTACCTGGAAAAATACATCCAGAATCCAAGGCACATTGAGTTCCAG GTTCTTGCAGACAAGTATGGGAATGTTGTTCATTTTGGTGAGCGTGATTGCAGTATACAG AGAAGGAATCAGAAGCTCCTAGAAGAAGCACCATCCCCTGCATTGACCCCTGAGCTACGGAAAGCTATGGGTGATGCAGCTGTAGCAGCTGCTGCATCTATAGGTTACATTGGTGTTGGAACTGTGGAATTTCTCTTGGATGAAAGAGGTTCCTTCTACTTCATGGAAATGAACACCAGGATCCAG GTAGAGCACCCTGTCACTGAAATGATTTCCTCAACCGACTTGATTGAAGAACAGGTTCGAGTTGCTCTTGGAGAGAGGCTGACATACAAGCAG GAAGACATTGTTCTTAGAGGACATTCAATTGAATGCCGGATTAATGCAGAAGACGCCTTCAAAGGATTTCGTCCAGGGCCTG GAAAGATTACATCATACTTGCCCTCTGGAGGTCCATTTGTGAGAATAGATAGTCATGTTTATCCAGGCTATGTGGTTCCCCCAAGCTATGACTCCTTGCTAGGAAAG CTTATTGTGTGGGCACCAACCAGGGAAAAAGCAATAGAACGAATGAAAAGAGCTCTTGATGACACGATAATAACAG GAATTCCTACAACCATTGAATACCATAAGTTAATTCTTGATATTGAG GACTTTAGAAATGGAAAGGTAGATACTGCCTTCATACCTAAGCATGAGAAGGATTTGGCTGCA CCCCAGAAACTAGTGCTGTCGACATCAGAGAAAGAGCTATCTGGGGTGGGTGCCTAA
- the LOC103713130 gene encoding uncharacterized protein LOC103713130, translating to MGQGEEMKTRPEPKVEIQERGEIFFFYRPKVEREEAHSADDVQRLYIVLRPESGERAVEEKQASDSGKEGEKRSKSDEEGDRDQKKVEHVGDGTEGGHGSEEVNIEKQPLLRFIVMGRKSLPDPSKRSRPYWGFVEIVTTKVEDIKTALKGEEYDTATRGHRRNSPARALAEGIYRILRHEAGRKTHTHLVYKLEFPPEDADGEPQECLNVEREGSFVIQIKNPGQKSSTAYFRGLQSKRRAVFPAHLQGQLGQLRFGPADPPDFLNYEGCEFLLISASDDIDEELGLELETEGEREEKCSDLMEMFGDAASSRPLLSGTWI from the exons ATGGGACAAGGGGAGGAGATGAAGACGAGACCCGAACCAAAAGTGGAGATCCAG GAAAGGGGAGAGATCTTCTTCTTTTATAGGCCCAAGGTTGAGAGAGAAGAAGCTCACAGTGCCGATGATGTGCAAAGGCTGTACATCGTCCTCCGTCCCGAGTCTGGCGAGCGAGCAGTGGAAGAGAAGCAGGCATCGGATTCTGGCAAGGAAGGCGAGAAGAGATCTAAGTCAGATGAGGAAGGCGACCGTGACCAGAAGAAGGTCGAGCATGTCGGAGATGGAACTGAAGGTGGCCATGGCAGTGAG GAGGTGAACATCGAAAAGCAGCCACTGCTCCGATTTATTGTCATGGGAAGGAAGAGCTTACCAGATCCGAGCAAGAGAAGCCGTCCTTACTGGGGATTTGTGGAGATCGTGACTACGAAGGTGGAAGACATAAAAACGGCTCTAAAAGGAG AGGAGTACGACACTGCCACCCGTGGGCACCGCCGCAATTCTCCCGCAAGAGCCCTTGCAGAGGGCATCTACCGCATCCTGAGGCACGAGGCAGGCAGGAAGACGCATACCCACCTCGTGTACAAGCTCGAATTCCCCCCAGAGGATGCCGACGGTGAGCCCCAGGAGTGTCTCAACGTTGAACGTGAGGGCTCCTTCGTCATCCAAATAAAGAATCCCGGGCAGAAGAGCAGCACGGCCTACTTCAGAGGCCTCCAGAGCAAGCGCAGGGCCGTGTTCCCTGCCCACCTCCAGGGCCAGCTTGGGCAGCTACGCTTCGGTCCGGCGGACCCCCCGGATTTCCTGAATTATGAAGGGTGCGAGTTCTTGCTCATATCGGCGTCGGATGATATAGATGAGGAGCTTGGCCTGGAGCTCGAGACGGAGGGAGAGCGGGAGGAGAAGTGTTCGGATTTGATGGAGATGTTTGGAGATGCGGCATCCTCCAGGCCGCTGCTCAGTGGCACTTGGATTTGA